Proteins from one Romboutsia sp. CE17 genomic window:
- a CDS encoding dihydrodipicolinate synthase family protein yields the protein MNYTLEQFKNVTVALNTPFKENGEVDLETTRKLVNYLYNKGIKNLYVCGSTGEGFLLDNEERKAVVEAVCDEVKDKMTIIVHVGCASTKHSCELAKHAKECGAHATSAVPSVYYRLGEESVYTHWTEITKAADLPFFIYNIPQLTGFNLSDNLLKRMCENPKVIGVKCSSDPAHDIARFKAIGGEDFLVFNGPDEQYLAGRMMGADAGIGGTYAGMPELYLKLEDLIRRNEFDKAKKLQSIMLQYVYRMCSFGSLYGCVKSLIKLDGLDIGVPRLPFLPVSSEDEKLVELYKDIQNTIIETRSW from the coding sequence ATGAATTATACACTAGAACAATTTAAAAATGTAACAGTTGCATTAAACACACCATTTAAAGAAAATGGAGAAGTTGACTTAGAAACTACAAGAAAACTAGTTAACTATTTATATAATAAAGGTATAAAGAATTTATATGTATGTGGAAGTACGGGAGAAGGCTTTTTATTAGACAATGAAGAAAGAAAAGCCGTAGTAGAAGCAGTTTGTGATGAAGTAAAAGATAAGATGACTATAATAGTTCATGTAGGTTGTGCAAGCACAAAACATTCATGTGAGCTTGCAAAACATGCTAAGGAGTGTGGAGCGCATGCAACTTCAGCAGTGCCAAGCGTATATTATAGACTTGGAGAAGAAAGTGTATACACTCACTGGACTGAAATAACAAAAGCAGCTGATCTACCATTCTTTATTTATAATATACCGCAGCTTACAGGATTTAATTTATCTGATAATCTTCTAAAAAGAATGTGTGAAAATCCAAAGGTAATAGGTGTTAAGTGTTCATCAGATCCTGCACATGATATTGCTAGATTTAAGGCAATTGGAGGAGAAGATTTCTTAGTATTTAATGGACCAGATGAACAATACTTAGCGGGAAGAATGATGGGGGCTGATGCAGGTATAGGTGGTACATATGCTGGAATGCCAGAATTATACTTAAAGTTAGAAGATTTAATAAGAAGAAATGAATTTGATAAAGCTAAAAAACTTCAATCTATAATGCTACAATATGTATACAGAATGTGTAGTTTTGGATCTTTATATGGATGTGTAAAATCATTAATAAAATTAGATGGTTTAGATATAGGTGTACCTAGGCTTCCATTTTTACCAGTAAGTAGTGAAGATGAGAAGCTAGTAGAACTATACAAAGATATTCAAAACACAATAATTGAGACTAGATCGTGGTAG
- a CDS encoding N-acetylmannosamine-6-phosphate 2-epimerase gives MSKQELFDLLKGNVIVSCQALPGEPLYVEDKSIMYLMARAAKAAGSPAIRTSSIRDVKDIKEETKLPVIGLIKKNYEGSEVYITPTMKEVDDLVEAEADIVALDCTFSKRVNDEPINTFIKNIKEKYPNVVLMADISTYEEGINAYKCGVDIIGTTMNGYTNQSIEANISNLELVSRLAKEVPIPIIAEGKIHYPYQVKEMLDAGAFAVVVGGAITRPLEIAKRFVDAAKGELA, from the coding sequence ATGAGCAAGCAAGAACTATTTGATTTATTAAAAGGTAATGTAATTGTTTCTTGCCAGGCATTACCAGGTGAACCGCTATACGTCGAAGATAAATCGATAATGTATTTAATGGCAAGGGCTGCAAAAGCAGCAGGTTCACCAGCTATTAGAACGAGCAGTATAAGAGATGTAAAAGATATAAAAGAAGAAACTAAGCTTCCTGTAATCGGGTTAATAAAGAAAAATTATGAAGGTTCAGAAGTTTATATAACTCCTACAATGAAAGAAGTAGATGATTTAGTAGAAGCTGAAGCTGACATAGTAGCACTTGATTGCACATTTTCAAAGAGAGTAAATGATGAACCAATTAATACATTTATAAAAAATATAAAAGAAAAATACCCTAATGTAGTTTTAATGGCTGATATATCTACTTATGAAGAAGGGATTAATGCTTATAAATGTGGAGTAGATATTATTGGAACTACTATGAATGGATACACAAATCAAAGTATAGAAGCAAATATAAGTAATTTAGAGTTAGTAAGTAGATTAGCAAAAGAAGTTCCTATACCAATAATAGCAGAGGGGAAAATACATTACCCATATCAAGTTAAGGAAATGCTTGATGCAGGAGCCTTTGCTGTTGTTGTTGGAGGAGCAATTACTAGACCTCTAGAAATAGCAAAGAGATTTGTAGATGCAGCAAAAGGAGAGTTAGCATAA
- a CDS encoding amidohydrolase has protein sequence MAQLYIKNCYLITMNDEREVYENGSILIENDIIKAVGHIDESIVNEDAEVYDACGKILMPGFVNTHVHLSQQLGRGIADDVTLLTWLRDRIWPYESSFDYEDSLISSTACCIELIKSGVTTFLESGGQYVDAMVEAVDKTGIRACLAKSVMDNGEGLPKAWQKTCDEELNAQIELFEKFNNTCDGRVKIWFGLRTIFNNSDELIVRTKELADKYNTGIHMHIAEIADEIDFAKTRKGFGTVEHLNELGVLGPNLLAVHTVWLTNRELDLFRLNNVKVSHNPAAAMKVVLGFASIPEMLHKGIPVSIGTDGAPSNNRMDMMRDMYLTSLIHKGRTLNPEVVYAEQILEMATLNGAKCALMEDKIGSLEVGKKADMIILNGNDIHSLPMHNPIGNIVYSMTSENVESTICNGKWLMKEREITVLDEAELLEKVKVQAEKIRKKANVNLPSKFKIIK, from the coding sequence ATGGCTCAATTATACATAAAAAATTGTTATTTAATAACTATGAATGATGAAAGAGAAGTATATGAAAACGGAAGTATACTTATAGAAAATGATATTATAAAAGCAGTAGGTCATATAGATGAATCTATAGTAAATGAAGATGCAGAAGTATATGATGCATGTGGAAAAATATTAATGCCTGGATTTGTAAATACTCATGTTCATTTATCACAACAATTAGGTCGTGGAATAGCGGATGATGTTACTTTACTTACATGGTTAAGAGATAGAATATGGCCTTATGAGAGTAGTTTTGATTATGAGGATTCATTAATATCATCTACTGCATGTTGTATAGAATTGATAAAATCAGGAGTTACAACTTTTTTAGAATCAGGCGGACAATATGTAGATGCAATGGTCGAAGCTGTTGATAAAACTGGTATAAGAGCATGTCTTGCAAAGTCTGTAATGGACAATGGAGAAGGTTTACCGAAAGCTTGGCAAAAAACTTGTGACGAAGAATTAAATGCTCAAATTGAGTTATTTGAGAAATTTAATAATACATGTGATGGAAGGGTTAAAATATGGTTTGGACTAAGAACTATATTCAATAATTCAGATGAATTAATTGTAAGGACAAAAGAGCTTGCAGATAAATATAATACTGGAATCCATATGCATATAGCTGAAATTGCAGATGAAATAGACTTTGCTAAAACTAGAAAAGGATTTGGTACAGTAGAGCATTTAAATGAGTTAGGTGTATTAGGTCCAAATTTATTAGCTGTTCATACAGTTTGGTTAACTAATAGAGAACTTGATCTATTCAGATTAAATAATGTTAAGGTTTCGCACAATCCAGCAGCTGCAATGAAGGTTGTATTAGGATTTGCATCAATACCAGAAATGCTTCATAAAGGTATACCTGTATCTATAGGAACAGATGGAGCACCTTCTAATAATAGAATGGATATGATGAGAGATATGTATTTAACATCCCTTATACATAAAGGAAGAACTTTAAATCCAGAAGTTGTTTATGCAGAACAAATACTAGAAATGGCAACGTTAAATGGTGCTAAGTGTGCACTTATGGAAGATAAAATAGGAAGCTTAGAAGTTGGTAAAAAAGCAGATATGATAATATTAAATGGAAATGATATACACTCTTTACCAATGCATAATCCTATAGGTAATATAGTTTATTCAATGACTAGTGAAAATGTTGAGTCTACTATATGTAATGGTAAATGGCTTATGAAAGAAAGAGAAATTACTGTTTTAGATGAAGCTGAGTTACTTGAAAAAGTTAAGGTTCAAGCCGAAAAGATAAGAAAAAAAGCTAATGTAAATTTACCATCTAAGTTTAAGATTATTAAGTAA
- a CDS encoding ROK family protein, protein MNYLAIDIGGTAVKIAILNKDGEILSFDKYSVCFDKYETPILETVLKSIDIFIEENNIKNFDGICVSATGQIDVNKGAVIGTGGNIKNYDGSEIKNKLENKYKVKTTVINDANAAVLGELFLGRAKGLKNVVMITIGTGVGGGIVVNGNILHGNLGIGGELGHFSINNRGIECTCGNRGCYERYASMTALIKRVEDKLGIQDINGKDIFDRISSDNMVKDIVDEWIDDISDGLVSLAHIFNPEIILIGGAVSNQEDLFINKLREKVKIKVMPNFASNLKIEAAKLGNDAGLVGALYYYLKDGE, encoded by the coding sequence ATGAATTACTTAGCTATTGATATAGGAGGAACAGCTGTAAAAATAGCCATTTTAAATAAAGATGGAGAAATATTAAGTTTTGATAAATATTCAGTTTGTTTTGATAAATATGAAACACCAATACTTGAAACTGTATTAAAATCTATAGATATATTTATAGAAGAAAATAATATAAAAAATTTTGATGGAATATGTGTATCGGCAACTGGACAAATAGATGTCAACAAAGGTGCTGTAATTGGAACTGGTGGTAATATAAAAAATTACGATGGTTCAGAAATTAAAAATAAATTAGAAAATAAGTACAAAGTTAAAACTACAGTAATTAATGATGCTAACGCTGCAGTGCTAGGTGAATTATTTTTAGGTAGAGCTAAGGGATTAAAAAATGTAGTTATGATTACTATTGGAACTGGAGTAGGTGGAGGAATAGTTGTAAATGGAAATATTCTACATGGGAACCTTGGTATAGGTGGAGAATTAGGGCATTTTTCTATAAATAATAGAGGAATAGAGTGCACTTGTGGTAATAGGGGTTGTTATGAAAGATATGCTTCTATGACAGCATTAATTAAAAGAGTAGAGGATAAACTTGGTATTCAAGATATAAATGGAAAAGATATATTTGATAGAATTTCAAGTGATAATATGGTTAAAGATATTGTAGATGAATGGATAGATGATATATCAGATGGTCTTGTATCTTTAGCCCATATATTTAATCCAGAAATTATATTAATAGGTGGAGCAGTAAGTAATCAGGAAGATTTATTTATAAACAAATTAAGAGAAAAAGTGAAAATAAAGGTTATGCCAAATTTTGCTTCAAATTTAAAAATTGAAGCCGCTAAATTAGGTAATGATGCAGGATTAGTAGGCGCATTATACTATTATTTAAAGGATGGGGAATAA
- a CDS encoding SGNH/GDSL hydrolase family protein, which yields MNILCFGDSNTHGYNPKDGTRYERNKRWTGILQNLLGEEDYVIEEGLSGRTTVFEDPIHEGLSGLNHIYSCLMTHEPLDLLIIMLGTNDTKERFGANANVISLGLSRLIEKAKNTKLAFRNNKPNILIVAPIPIRPEISSVECGATMGKGCSEKSYELIPLYENVAKEMGCHFFDPSSYVSCSDYDYMHLSEEAHEILANKLYNVISNIKTALV from the coding sequence TTGAATATCTTATGTTTTGGAGACTCTAATACACATGGATATAATCCAAAAGATGGAACTAGATACGAAAGGAATAAGAGATGGACTGGAATCTTACAAAATCTTTTAGGAGAAGAGGATTATGTTATAGAAGAAGGTTTAAGTGGAAGAACAACTGTATTTGAAGACCCAATACATGAAGGATTAAGTGGACTTAATCATATATACTCGTGTCTAATGACTCATGAACCGCTTGATTTACTTATAATAATGTTAGGCACTAATGATACAAAAGAACGATTTGGGGCTAATGCAAATGTTATATCATTAGGCTTATCTAGATTAATAGAGAAGGCTAAAAATACTAAACTTGCATTTAGAAATAATAAACCAAATATATTAATAGTTGCACCAATTCCTATTCGTCCAGAAATAAGTTCTGTTGAGTGTGGGGCTACTATGGGAAAAGGTTGCTCAGAAAAGTCATATGAATTAATACCTTTATATGAAAATGTGGCTAAAGAAATGGGATGTCATTTCTTTGATCCATCTTCATATGTATCTTGTAGCGATTATGACTATATGCACTTATCAGAAGAAGCTCATGAAATATTAGCAAATAAGCTTTATAATGTTATAAGTAATATAAAAACCGCGTTGGTATAA